gtgagatattcccctgaggggatggggccactctgggaggagaaGATGGGGTTATAGCTCAGTAATAAAGCATCCGCTTTGCTTGGAgaagtcccagcttcagtccctggcagcatctcccagcacacctgggatagactcctgcctgaaaccttggagagctgctgccagtcagtgcagacaatcctgaactcaatggaccaagggtcagactcagtagaaggcagtttcctatgtaaaaaGAGGGGGGATGGTGTATGTCATCCAACAATAAGAGGAAACAgaggctttctctctctttcacacacacacacacacacacacacacacacacacacacacgtttgtttGTAACTATTttcatgcaaaaatattatgcattcatatatttgtatattttgtttttctgtgtgtgcATATTTTTAACTGTAcatctgtttctttttatatGTGTATATTTATATATGATCTCTtgccctgataactgggcaaagaggcacctttttaacacggcgattctctttctttagcagagggagagtaactggccctctccacccccagcacagcatccctccagtgactgttgctggtgtctctcttatgtttctgtttaggttgtgagccctttggggacagggagccatcttatttatttattatttcgctatgtaaaccgctttggaaacttttgttgaaaagcagtgtataaatatttgttgctgttgttgttcggAAAAAGAGACCAAGAAACACTCATATCTCCACCTTGCAGATTTTTCTGTGTGCACTAAAATGGAACATTGCCCTTTATTGCAATTGAATGCTAGCTTTCGGTTTAATACCGGAAGTTTGGCCTTTGTGGCCTTTCTCTTAGATTTATAACTGGGACCGCGACTCTTTGTTGAGACTATGCAGGAATTAAGGGGGGGAGGATGCAACAGGAGAGCGGCGTGGGCCCACATGACATCCTTGATGCTGAAGCGAGATGTCTAATCCTGCGTAAGCCCTTCAGGAATCTCTCTGGTTGATTACATTTGGCCATGCACACATTAGCATTGCCAGGAAGAGTTCTTTCCTCGCAGCTCTTCGTGCTAAAATCTCTCCCACTGTCCTTCCCTTGCAGGCTTCACAACCCATGTCCTGTCCCACTTTTCATCCTCCCCTTAGGACAAAACATCCGCCATCCTTCGTTCCTGGGGGCCACCTTGGTGTTACTGCACCCGCGGCTGGACCGCAGGCGCATCCCGGAAGAAGTCGTGGAAGAAGGTGCAAGCCGCAGCCACAAAGCGGATGTACTCTTCAAAGTCGACTTGGTTGTCCTTGTTGGTATCCAGCAGTGCCATCAGCTCCTCAAGGGCTCCGTCTTTGATTTGTAGCTGGGGGGGGAGAAATGTGGGGAGAACGATCGGTCAGCGAGGAGCCCTCCCAGAATGGCTTTCACTAGAAACCAATGTGAATTACtacttttatttatatactgttgtCCACATGATGCACACTTTCTCAGTTAGCAGTTGTCAGGTAGGGCCATTTTCTCGGGTCATGGCTCGCTCAGATTCCCTTGGTTCCTTGGGGGTCCCAACAGTATGAGGTCATCTGGGATCTGGATCAGGCgcgtggctataattgagcggatgggttcaaagaacccaggacccccaactcctgtgggcctcccagctccttccctctctatttctttattatttccctcactctgcggggccaccagggagaggggtgaatgcgagacccctctcccctagctatgtccctggtcTGGACCATAGGTTCTTCCCACCCGGTTTCATTCCCTGAACTCTCCACCTCGTCCCGTTCTGGGGCCATGTCAACCCCCTGCGAATGTTCCCTACGGTTCCAGTTCCTCCCTAGTTCTCTCACAATCTCTCGACCTGGGACACAGGTAACGGGGGCACAATACTTACAGTTCTCAGACTGGGGAGCTCATTTTCCAAAAGCTCCCGCAGTTCTCCTTTGCTGAGAGTGGATCTGTCGCCTTCTTTCCGGCAGTAGTGCTGGAAAGTGCACACCAGCACCCCCAGCGCCTGCCCCAGCGTCTGCATTCCCTCCATCGCTGACCGCTCACGGACACCTCTGCCGTAGGAGGAGGACGGACGGACGGATGGACGGACAGGTCCTTTATTTCCCTTTATGTATCTATTGATAAAATGCATGTTTTAACTTTCAACGACCACCCCCAATTGATTGGGTGggttatatcccgcttttcattttaaaaccgAGTGGCTTACAGGTAAAGCATaaaagcagcagggatgataaaATCATAACACAATCGTCATCTAGCAAaataaagctaaagtgtgctgttgagttggtgtcgactcctggtgcccacataggcctgtggttgtctttggtagaatccaggaggggttgactattGCCTTCTCCAGCGCAgtattgagatgatgcctttcagcaccttcctgtatcgctgctgcccgatagaggtgtttaccatagtctgggaaacataccagcggggattcgaactggcaacctctggcttgctagtcaagtcatttccccgctgcgccatacaACTGGacaaaacacacacccccaatcaAGAAAAGCAACTCTTTTTGTTGAAGTGTGCAGTGTCCAAGTGTGCAATATTCT
The Hemicordylus capensis ecotype Gifberg chromosome 14, rHemCap1.1.pri, whole genome shotgun sequence genome window above contains:
- the LOC128337276 gene encoding protein S100-A2-like; translated protein: MEGMQTLGQALGVLVCTFQHYCRKEGDRSTLSKGELRELLENELPSLRTLQIKDGALEELMALLDTNKDNQVDFEEYIRFVAAACTFFHDFFRDAPAVQPRVQ